A window of the Mucilaginibacter sp. cycad4 genome harbors these coding sequences:
- a CDS encoding rod shape-determining protein MreD: MSRTILVNLVRFIVLVFIQVFLLKNITFYNLATPYFYILFILLLPFEVPNLLLFVLSFLIGLTIDAFYDTPGLHAAACVVLALVRILFISITVQKDGFDNEPEPTLSIMGFRWFFTYALILTLFHHFFLLNLEVFSFSEIQYTLSRVVLSSLFTVFLILISGLLFFRRKERK; encoded by the coding sequence ATGAGTAGGACTATCCTTGTTAACCTTGTCAGGTTTATAGTTTTGGTTTTTATACAGGTATTCCTGCTAAAAAACATAACGTTTTATAATCTTGCCACCCCATATTTCTATATCCTTTTTATCCTGTTGCTTCCCTTTGAAGTACCTAACTTACTGCTGTTTGTACTCTCGTTCCTGATAGGCCTCACTATTGATGCTTTTTACGATACACCGGGGCTTCATGCTGCAGCCTGTGTTGTACTGGCATTGGTGCGCATACTTTTCATCAGTATTACCGTACAAAAGGATGGTTTTGATAACGAGCCCGAACCTACTTTGAGTATTATGGGTTTCAGGTGGTTTTTTACTTACGCTTTGATCCTTACTTTATTCCACCACTTTTTCCTGCTTAATTTAGAGGTTTTTAGTTTTTCTGAAATACAATACACACTAAGCCGTGTTGTTTTGAGTTCATTGTTTACCGTATTTTTAATACTAATTTCGGGCCTGCTATTTTTCAGAAGGAAAGAACGTAAATGA
- the mrdA gene encoding penicillin-binding protein 2 produces the protein MNKFFERRYVVTGIFIAIILALLGRLYYIQIVDDRYTIYANSNVRRTTILYPARGPILDRNGKILVQNDPIYDVTVNPKEVKPFDTLLFCKMIGIDKEGFDKRFIKAKRQSPNTASVFEKQVSVELYASLQEKLFEFPGFDIVRRTIRTYPDSVAAQFLGFIGEVTDRDIKRSNGYYHLGDYIGVTGVEKAYENVLRGQRGVQIQMVDSHGVPKGSFANGALDTVPRSGERLTSSLDIDLQRLGEKLMQNKLGSIVAIEPSSGEILCYVSSPTYDPNLMVGRQRGNNLAKMYNNPYKPFFIRPIQAQYPPGSSFKPLSALIALQEGIINPNETFYCTGNYRAGNRIVHCNHGEAHGTVNMARAVAESCNGYFSMVFQRIVDRYGVKRTEANFAAWRNNVMKFGLGARLDLDMPAESRGNVPTPLHYDNVYKKGGWRSSTIVPLAIGQGELLATPLQMANLECTIANRGFYYKPHLIKAIGSKNVIKKEYVEKNYVGIDSGYFEPVINGMQAVVENGTARRSKIPDIIMCGKTGTAQNPHGEDNSVFVAFAPRDNPKIAIAVVVENSGEGAHWAAPIASFIVEKYLKGKVTPRESGITVDYYANANRLPDLSLYAQDLQKERRRDSIRTAKADSIKKFKADSIKKFKADSIKKERREAAYNNKPANWIKSLTGGRPGKS, from the coding sequence ATGAATAAGTTTTTTGAACGCCGCTACGTTGTTACCGGTATTTTTATAGCTATCATATTAGCCCTGCTGGGAAGGCTTTACTATATCCAGATAGTTGATGACCGCTATACCATATACGCCAACAGTAACGTAAGGCGTACAACCATACTTTATCCCGCGCGCGGACCTATACTCGACCGCAACGGTAAGATCCTTGTACAAAACGACCCCATTTATGATGTTACCGTTAACCCCAAGGAGGTAAAACCTTTTGATACCTTGTTGTTTTGCAAAATGATAGGTATCGACAAGGAGGGTTTCGACAAACGCTTTATCAAGGCAAAAAGGCAATCGCCCAATACAGCATCCGTATTTGAAAAACAAGTTTCGGTTGAGCTGTATGCCTCATTGCAGGAAAAACTTTTTGAATTTCCGGGCTTTGATATCGTTCGGCGCACTATACGCACCTATCCTGATTCGGTAGCGGCACAGTTTTTAGGTTTTATTGGTGAGGTTACCGACAGGGACATCAAACGCTCAAACGGCTATTATCATCTTGGCGATTATATCGGTGTTACCGGTGTTGAAAAAGCGTATGAAAATGTATTGCGCGGTCAGCGTGGCGTACAGATACAAATGGTTGATTCGCATGGTGTACCCAAAGGCTCGTTTGCCAATGGAGCGCTTGATACCGTACCCCGTTCGGGCGAGCGCCTGACCTCATCGTTAGACATCGACCTGCAAAGGCTTGGCGAAAAATTGATGCAAAACAAGCTGGGCAGTATTGTGGCTATAGAGCCATCATCGGGCGAGATCTTGTGTTATGTAAGCAGTCCTACTTATGATCCTAACCTGATGGTGGGCCGGCAGCGAGGCAACAACCTGGCCAAAATGTATAATAACCCGTATAAGCCGTTTTTCATCAGGCCTATTCAGGCGCAATATCCTCCTGGCTCGTCATTTAAACCACTAAGCGCGCTTATTGCTTTACAGGAAGGGATTATTAACCCCAATGAAACCTTTTATTGCACTGGTAATTACCGGGCGGGTAACCGAATTGTACACTGTAACCATGGTGAAGCACACGGCACAGTAAATATGGCCCGGGCAGTAGCCGAATCATGCAACGGTTATTTTTCGATGGTATTTCAGCGCATTGTTGACCGATACGGCGTGAAGCGAACAGAAGCCAATTTTGCGGCATGGCGAAATAATGTTATGAAATTTGGCCTTGGCGCCCGGCTTGACCTGGATATGCCGGCCGAAAGCCGTGGCAACGTACCCACCCCGCTGCATTATGATAACGTTTACAAAAAAGGCGGCTGGCGCTCAAGCACCATCGTGCCGCTGGCCATTGGCCAGGGCGAGTTATTGGCAACCCCATTACAAATGGCTAACCTGGAATGCACCATTGCCAATCGCGGGTTTTATTATAAACCCCATTTAATTAAAGCTATAGGTAGCAAAAACGTAATTAAAAAGGAATACGTAGAAAAAAACTATGTTGGGATAGATTCGGGATATTTTGAACCTGTTATTAACGGGATGCAGGCGGTAGTTGAAAATGGCACAGCCCGCAGGTCAAAAATACCTGATATTATTATGTGCGGTAAAACCGGTACTGCGCAAAACCCGCATGGTGAGGATAACTCAGTATTTGTTGCCTTCGCCCCACGCGATAATCCTAAAATAGCGATTGCTGTTGTAGTTGAAAACTCGGGCGAGGGTGCTCATTGGGCCGCTCCCATTGCCAGCTTTATAGTTGAAAAATATTTAAAAGGCAAGGTAACACCGCGCGAATCGGGAATTACGGTAGACTATTATGCAAATGCCAACCGCCTGCCCGACCTCAGCCTTTATGCTCAAGACCTGCAAAAAGAACGCAGGCGTGACAGCATCAGGACGGCAAAGGCTGATTCCATCAAAAAGTTCAAGGCCGATTCAATTAAGAAATTCAAGGCCGATTCTATAAAAAAAGAAAGGCGCGAAGCAGCTTATAACAATAAGCCTGCAAACTGGATTAAATCATTAACGGGCGGGAGGCCGGGCAAGTCATGA
- the rodA gene encoding rod shape-determining protein RodA, with the protein MSNQQRSFFFNVDWLTVFLYLILCTIGWFNIHAAVFDANHSSIVDASTNYGKQFIYICVSIVVGIVILLLESRFIAALAPAFYVVIVLLLILVLVIGRNVGGNQAWINMGGGFRLQPSEFAKFATCLLLARYLSGTNIRVTEPKSFLMAAVIIGFPMLLIMLQPDTGSTLVFCSLIFVLYREGLSPYFLVIAGLFITLFVTSLLYNPLYIVLILAAITAFIIFLFKRNRQLIKTVVIGLAICIAFIFSVKFIYTHVLKKHQTERINILLGITTDLKGKGYNVNQSKIAIGSGKLWGKGYLHGTQTQYSFVPEQSTDFIFCTVGEEWGFAGSLTVIGLFMFLILRVIVIAERQRSPFTRIYGYGVASVLFFHVVINIGMTIGVVPVIGIPLPFISYGGSSLLSFTMLLFVLIKLDSNRMGII; encoded by the coding sequence ATGAGCAATCAGCAGCGGAGTTTCTTTTTTAATGTAGATTGGCTTACAGTTTTTTTATACCTTATACTTTGTACCATAGGCTGGTTCAATATCCACGCGGCAGTTTTTGATGCCAATCACTCCAGTATTGTTGATGCCTCTACCAATTACGGCAAGCAGTTTATTTACATCTGCGTATCCATTGTTGTCGGCATTGTAATATTGCTGCTCGAAAGCCGGTTTATTGCAGCCTTAGCCCCGGCATTTTACGTGGTGATTGTGCTGTTATTGATACTGGTGCTGGTGATAGGCCGAAACGTAGGCGGCAACCAAGCCTGGATTAACATGGGCGGCGGTTTCCGGCTGCAGCCTTCGGAGTTTGCCAAGTTTGCCACCTGTTTATTGCTTGCGCGATATTTAAGCGGCACAAACATCCGGGTTACCGAGCCCAAATCATTTTTAATGGCCGCCGTGATTATCGGGTTCCCGATGCTGCTGATCATGCTGCAGCCCGATACCGGTTCAACACTGGTATTTTGCTCACTAATATTTGTTTTATACCGCGAAGGGCTTTCTCCTTACTTCCTGGTTATAGCGGGTTTGTTTATCACCCTTTTCGTAACATCGTTATTATACAATCCGCTATATATTGTGCTGATACTGGCTGCAATAACTGCTTTCATTATCTTTTTGTTTAAACGTAACAGACAGTTAATCAAAACTGTGGTTATTGGCCTTGCTATTTGTATAGCATTTATATTCAGCGTAAAATTTATCTATACCCACGTTTTAAAGAAACATCAAACAGAGCGTATTAACATACTCCTGGGTATCACTACCGATTTAAAGGGCAAAGGTTACAACGTAAACCAGTCTAAAATAGCTATAGGTTCAGGAAAACTCTGGGGTAAAGGCTACTTACATGGCACACAAACCCAATACTCATTTGTACCGGAGCAAAGTACCGACTTTATTTTTTGTACCGTTGGCGAAGAATGGGGCTTTGCAGGGTCATTAACGGTAATAGGCCTCTTCATGTTCCTGATATTGCGGGTCATTGTTATAGCCGAACGGCAGCGATCGCCTTTTACCCGTATTTACGGCTACGGCGTAGCTTCAGTGCTGTTTTTTCACGTGGTGATCAATATCGGTATGACCATCGGTGTAGTACCCGTTATCGGGATCCCTTTACCATTCATCAGCTATGGAGGGTCATCGCTGTTAAGCTTTACCATGCTCCTGTTCGTGCTCATTAAGCTCGACTCCAACAGGATGGGGATCATTTAA
- a CDS encoding thymidine kinase — translation MVYHEEVFRRKSEVGGSIEVICGSMFSGKTEELIRRLNRARIAKLKVEIFSPKADTRYGEDAIISHNASKITSTPVDSASAILLLASDAHVIGVDEAQFFDDELPEVCTVLANRGVRVIVAGLDMDFKGRPFGSMPAIMAIAESVTKLQAVCVRCGNPAQYSYRLVHDNSKILLGEKESYEPRCRACYNTVAG, via the coding sequence ATGGTATATCACGAAGAGGTTTTCAGGCGTAAAAGCGAAGTAGGCGGCAGTATTGAGGTTATCTGCGGATCAATGTTTTCGGGCAAGACCGAAGAGCTGATCAGGAGGCTTAACCGTGCCCGCATTGCCAAGCTTAAGGTTGAGATTTTTAGCCCCAAAGCCGATACCCGTTATGGCGAGGATGCCATCATTTCGCACAATGCCAGCAAAATAACCTCTACCCCGGTTGATAGCGCTTCGGCTATTTTACTGTTAGCCAGCGATGCACATGTAATAGGTGTTGATGAAGCACAATTTTTTGACGATGAACTCCCCGAAGTATGTACCGTACTGGCCAACCGCGGCGTACGTGTAATTGTAGCCGGCCTGGATATGGATTTTAAGGGCCGCCCTTTCGGTTCTATGCCTGCCATTATGGCCATTGCCGAGTCGGTAACCAAACTGCAGGCCGTTTGCGTGAGGTGCGGCAACCCGGCCCAATACTCGTACCGCCTGGTACATGATAATTCAAAAATATTATTAGGCGAAAAGGAAAGCTATGAACCCCGCTGCCGGGCCTGTTATAATACCGTTGCTGGTTAA
- a CDS encoding response regulator encodes MAKKVLVIEDDKDIRDTVVYVLEEEGYEVIQSDNARILRTLTTINPDLILLDNWLTDWASDANGQQLSKSIKDNPATSHIPVIIISAVSNIKEIAKAGNADGYLAKPFDLTSLSEIVKKHIK; translated from the coding sequence ATGGCCAAAAAGGTTTTAGTTATAGAGGACGATAAAGATATCCGCGATACTGTGGTGTATGTATTGGAGGAAGAAGGTTATGAAGTAATACAATCCGACAATGCCCGCATCCTGCGTACCCTTACTACCATTAACCCCGACCTAATTTTGCTTGATAACTGGCTTACCGATTGGGCCAGTGACGCCAACGGCCAGCAGCTAAGTAAAAGCATAAAAGACAATCCGGCCACCAGCCATATCCCCGTGATCATTATTTCGGCAGTGAGCAATATTAAAGAAATAGCCAAAGCCGGTAATGCCGATGGGTATCTTGCCAAGCCATTTGATCTGACATCGCTTTCAGAGATCGTAAAAAAACACATCAAGTAA
- a CDS encoding TonB-dependent receptor domain-containing protein has translation MLFICCTVFARAQHKSVKDTLQLDSVIIKESRPKHLPNISGASIFAGKKTFDIFLDPGKANLANNNARMTFAKVPGVNIWEMDGAGLQLNIGTRGTDTHRSIETNIRQNGYNTNSDMFGYPENHYNVPFQAVSEIQVVRGSAALQFGSQFGGMVNFRLKEGDSTKVLGFESEQSAGSNRFFNSYNAIGGKVGKVSYYAFYSARTGDGWRPDAAFNSRAYYAGIKYQFNDRGSIAFQFSRSDYRQQIAGGLIDAQFEANNRQSTRARNFFNPEINIPALLFNYRFDKNTRLEVISHVLFGQRNSVQFINTANIPDTVNTSLKTFNPRQVDRDYYAGFTTEARLLHTYKLGNLNSSFTIGVRYFEETTKRKQKGTGTVASDFDLGLVKDYGIDLRLHTLNYAAFAENMFQVTQSFTVTPGVRFEQVNTTTSGVIVNRTVPVSYKEKRNFPLFGTGLQYHLANGSQFYGNISQAYRPYIYAAVTPADQLTIIDPNIKDSKGYDADLGYRGHIGTVFSFDVNAFYVYYGNRAGTLTQTDANNVTHLYMTNIGNGVAKGIEAFTEVSLIRSFNKSAGSDLRLFNSLSYTHGHYTSGSINQNGKNVSLKDNHLEGTPDWIDRAGLTFLSGHVSSTLQYSYVGKSFSDANNTTFNVTGATGIVPAYCLFDWAFNYGFLKNYHLTANVNNIFNAKYFTRRINMYPGPGILPADGRTFNIGFGVKI, from the coding sequence GTGCTATTTATATGTTGCACAGTTTTTGCCCGGGCGCAGCATAAAAGCGTTAAAGATACCCTGCAACTTGACAGTGTTATTATTAAAGAAAGCAGGCCAAAACATTTACCCAATATATCAGGTGCCAGCATTTTTGCCGGAAAAAAAACCTTTGATATTTTCCTTGACCCCGGAAAAGCAAACTTAGCTAATAACAATGCCCGTATGACGTTTGCAAAAGTGCCCGGCGTTAACATCTGGGAAATGGATGGCGCTGGTTTGCAGCTCAATATTGGTACCCGTGGTACAGACACCCACCGCTCTATCGAAACCAATATCAGGCAAAATGGCTATAATACCAATTCGGATATGTTTGGCTATCCCGAAAATCATTATAATGTGCCATTCCAGGCGGTAAGCGAAATCCAGGTAGTACGCGGTTCGGCGGCATTGCAATTTGGCAGCCAGTTTGGCGGTATGGTTAACTTCAGGCTTAAGGAAGGTGACAGCACTAAAGTGTTGGGTTTTGAAAGCGAACAATCGGCCGGTTCAAACAGGTTTTTCAATTCGTATAACGCCATAGGCGGCAAAGTGGGCAAGGTTAGCTATTATGCTTTTTACAGCGCCCGCACCGGCGACGGCTGGCGGCCTGATGCCGCTTTTAACTCCCGCGCTTACTACGCCGGCATCAAATACCAGTTTAATGATAGGGGCAGCATAGCTTTCCAGTTTTCACGGTCTGATTACAGGCAACAAATAGCAGGTGGTTTAATCGATGCACAATTTGAAGCTAACAATCGTCAGTCGACCCGTGCGCGTAATTTTTTTAATCCTGAAATTAACATCCCTGCATTGTTGTTCAATTACCGGTTTGATAAAAATACCCGGCTGGAGGTTATCTCGCATGTACTGTTTGGTCAGCGCAATAGTGTGCAGTTTATTAACACGGCCAATATACCTGATACGGTTAATACAAGCCTGAAAACGTTTAATCCGCGCCAGGTCGACCGTGATTATTATGCCGGTTTCACTACCGAAGCCCGCCTGCTGCATACTTACAAACTCGGTAATCTCAACAGCTCGTTTACTATAGGTGTAAGGTATTTTGAGGAAACTACCAAACGTAAACAAAAAGGCACAGGCACGGTAGCATCTGATTTCGACCTGGGCCTGGTTAAAGATTATGGCATCGACCTGAGGCTCCACACCTTAAACTATGCGGCCTTTGCCGAAAATATGTTCCAGGTAACGCAATCATTTACAGTTACCCCCGGTGTGCGTTTTGAGCAGGTTAATACAACTACTTCGGGAGTTATTGTAAACCGTACCGTGCCGGTAAGTTATAAGGAAAAGCGCAACTTCCCGTTATTTGGCACAGGTTTGCAATACCACCTGGCTAATGGAAGCCAGTTTTACGGGAACATTTCGCAGGCCTACCGTCCTTATATTTACGCGGCCGTTACTCCTGCAGATCAGTTAACGATCATCGATCCTAATATTAAGGACAGCAAAGGTTATGATGCTGATCTGGGTTACCGCGGTCATATCGGCACAGTATTTAGTTTTGATGTCAATGCCTTTTATGTTTATTACGGCAACAGGGCTGGTACCTTAACCCAAACCGATGCCAATAACGTAACACATCTGTACATGACCAACATTGGTAATGGTGTAGCTAAGGGCATTGAAGCTTTTACCGAAGTCTCGCTGATCCGCTCGTTTAATAAGTCGGCAGGAAGTGATCTCCGTTTGTTTAACTCGCTGTCGTACACGCATGGCCATTATACCAGTGGTTCAATAAACCAAAACGGCAAAAATGTAAGTTTGAAGGATAATCATCTTGAAGGCACTCCTGATTGGATTGACCGTGCCGGTTTAACTTTTTTAAGCGGCCATGTAAGCAGTACACTGCAATACAGCTATGTAGGGAAAAGCTTTAGTGATGCCAATAACACTACTTTTAATGTCACCGGCGCTACAGGTATAGTACCTGCCTATTGTTTGTTCGACTGGGCTTTCAATTACGGTTTCCTGAAAAATTACCACCTGACAGCCAACGTAAATAATATTTTTAATGCTAAATATTTTACACGCCGCATTAACATGTACCCGGGTCCGGGCATTTTGCCGGCTGACGGGCGTACATTTAATATTGGTTTTGGGGTGAAGATTTAA